The Paraburkholderia acidisoli genome contains a region encoding:
- the cpaB gene encoding Flp pilus assembly protein CpaB produces the protein MSNIVKVGFLVILAALVALILRGFFIAASKPAGPQEPTTDRIRIAAADLPRGLLLRDDDLNWKAVPHESTPAGAVIDGPQHDVTLKGAVLRHAVTAGAPILASDVIQANAPGFLSATLHPDMRAVSVAIDDVSGNAGLIQPGDYVDLILTQSMQGKTDSPDESVSSETVVQHARVLAVGSELVPSKDSTDANTRARTVTLEVSPHTAEAIAVAARLGSLSLALRSFATLDRAANAASAPDATSDTLPSAQPVWAGDISRALRALPGNVRNANAGGTPLPAAPVAAPSVTIYRGSAVTTQSDNNAVPVMHGSGAGGGGPLPQPTIGVPPLPSPMAQTFGMH, from the coding sequence ATGTCTAATATCGTTAAGGTAGGTTTCCTGGTCATCCTGGCGGCGCTGGTCGCCTTGATCCTGCGCGGGTTCTTTATCGCCGCTTCGAAGCCGGCCGGACCGCAGGAGCCGACCACCGACCGCATCCGCATCGCGGCGGCCGATCTGCCGCGCGGCCTGCTGCTGCGCGACGACGATCTCAACTGGAAAGCCGTGCCGCACGAAAGTACGCCGGCCGGCGCCGTGATCGACGGTCCGCAGCACGACGTCACGCTCAAGGGCGCGGTGCTGCGCCACGCCGTGACCGCGGGCGCGCCCATTCTCGCCTCCGACGTGATCCAGGCCAACGCGCCCGGCTTTCTCTCGGCTACCCTGCATCCCGACATGCGCGCGGTGTCCGTCGCGATCGACGACGTCTCGGGCAATGCCGGCCTGATCCAGCCCGGCGATTACGTCGACCTGATCCTCACGCAGAGCATGCAGGGCAAGACCGACTCGCCGGACGAGTCCGTCTCGAGCGAAACCGTGGTGCAGCACGCACGCGTGCTCGCCGTGGGTTCGGAACTCGTGCCGTCGAAAGATTCGACCGACGCCAACACGCGCGCACGCACGGTCACGCTCGAAGTCTCGCCGCACACGGCCGAAGCGATCGCCGTGGCCGCGCGCCTCGGCAGCCTCTCGCTCGCGCTGCGCAGCTTCGCGACGCTCGACCGCGCCGCCAACGCGGCGTCGGCGCCCGACGCGACCTCGGACACGCTGCCCTCGGCGCAACCCGTGTGGGCCGGCGACATCTCGCGCGCGCTGCGGGCGCTGCCGGGCAACGTCCGCAACGCCAATGCGGGCGGCACGCCGTTGCCGGCCGCGCCGGTGGCCGCGCCGAGCGTGACGATCTATCGCGGTTCCGCCGTCACGACGCAAAGCGACAACAACGCCGTTCCGGTGATGCATGGCAGCGGCGCAGGCGGAGGCGGCCCGTTGCCGCAGCCGACGATCGGTGTCCCGCCCCTGCCGAGCCCGATGGCGCAAACCTTCGGCATGCACTAG
- a CDS encoding A24 family peptidase, which yields MQQIACAVTIALLVSLAWFDVVHRRLPNTLIGVVALLYFLVAVFAKEPLSAVAAHVAVALLAFLVGALLFAARMLGGGDVKFAAAVFLWSGASLAWPTFVLISLAGLVVALIALTAGWLVRRSPSARLAGLARPWAATRGVPYGVAIALGALPILALRMLAGGMTL from the coding sequence ATGCAGCAGATTGCCTGCGCCGTGACCATCGCGCTGCTCGTCAGCCTGGCGTGGTTCGACGTGGTGCATCGACGCTTGCCGAACACGCTGATCGGCGTTGTCGCACTGCTGTATTTTCTCGTGGCGGTCTTTGCGAAGGAGCCGCTGAGCGCGGTCGCGGCGCACGTCGCCGTAGCGCTGCTCGCGTTTCTCGTCGGCGCATTGCTGTTCGCCGCACGGATGCTGGGTGGAGGCGATGTGAAGTTCGCCGCCGCGGTTTTTTTGTGGTCTGGCGCGAGTCTCGCATGGCCAACCTTCGTTCTGATCTCGCTTGCCGGTCTCGTCGTCGCGCTCATCGCGCTGACCGCGGGATGGCTGGTGCGCCGCTCGCCTTCCGCGAGGCTCGCGGGCCTCGCCAGGCCGTGGGCCGCCACACGTGGCGTGCCTTATGGCGTGGCCATCGCGCTCGGCGCACTGCCCATACTCGCACTGCGCATGCTCGCAGGCGGCATGACCCTATAA
- a CDS encoding Flp family type IVb pilin, producing the protein MLKLINKIRRDERGVSALEYAILAAIVVGAVVAAGTVLSSTSTGLPGLFTSLMTKITNTINGTT; encoded by the coding sequence ATGTTGAAGTTGATTAACAAAATCCGCCGTGACGAACGCGGTGTTAGCGCGCTGGAATATGCAATTCTCGCCGCTATCGTTGTTGGTGCAGTTGTTGCGGCCGGTACGGTCCTGTCCAGCACCTCTACGGGTCTGCCGGGACTCTTCACGTCGCTCATGACGAAGATCACGAATACGATCAACGGCACGACCTAA
- a CDS encoding SRPBCC family protein translates to MATGTVRLHRVLRAPPERVYRAFLDAAALVKWLPPNGFTATVHQLDATVGGRYRMSFSNFTTGPGHAFGGEYLELVPHTRLRYTGIFDDPHLPGVMQTTVELREVFCGTELQVVQEGIPEVIPVEACYLGWQESLVLLGKLVEAEIPA, encoded by the coding sequence ATGGCTACCGGCACGGTTCGCCTTCATCGCGTGCTGCGCGCGCCGCCCGAGCGCGTCTATCGCGCGTTCCTCGACGCCGCCGCGCTCGTCAAGTGGCTGCCGCCCAACGGTTTCACGGCCACCGTCCATCAACTCGACGCCACCGTGGGCGGCCGCTATCGCATGTCGTTCAGCAACTTCACGACCGGACCCGGTCACGCGTTCGGCGGCGAGTATCTCGAACTCGTGCCGCACACGCGCCTTCGCTACACGGGCATCTTCGACGATCCGCACCTGCCCGGCGTCATGCAGACGACGGTCGAGTTGCGCGAGGTGTTCTGCGGCACCGAGCTGCAGGTCGTGCAGGAAGGCATCCCCGAGGTGATTCCCGTCGAGGCCTGCTATCTCGGCTGGCAGGAGTCGCTGGTGCTGCTGGGCAAGCTGGTGGAGGCCGAAATCCCGGCGTGA
- a CDS encoding DUF4148 domain-containing protein: protein MKNLIAAALAATVLAAPALSFAQASQAPVTRAQVRAELAQLEQAGYRPGVSSPYYPEDLQAAEARVNQQNGAAQATAYGASTNGSSQAGSPQPNVKPVYFGN, encoded by the coding sequence ATGAAGAATCTGATCGCTGCCGCGCTCGCCGCCACTGTCCTCGCCGCTCCGGCGCTTTCGTTCGCCCAGGCCAGCCAGGCGCCCGTCACCCGCGCGCAAGTTCGCGCCGAACTCGCGCAGCTCGAACAGGCCGGCTATCGTCCGGGCGTGTCGAGCCCCTACTACCCGGAAGACCTGCAAGCCGCCGAAGCGCGCGTGAACCAGCAGAACGGCGCGGCGCAAGCCACGGCCTACGGCGCGTCGACGAACGGCAGCTCGCAAGCCGGTAGCCCCCAGCCGAACGTCAAGCCGGTCTACTTCGGCAACTAA
- a CDS encoding BufA1 family periplasmic bufferin-type metallophore produces MKNRLGRQALIAAALAGLSTAGATVAHADDTVNCYGVAKAGHNDCASKTGVHDCAGQAKVDHDKGDFKTMPKGNCLKLGGSPEK; encoded by the coding sequence ATGAAGAACCGTCTCGGCCGCCAGGCACTGATCGCCGCCGCGCTCGCGGGGCTTTCGACCGCCGGCGCCACCGTCGCGCACGCCGACGACACCGTGAATTGCTACGGCGTAGCCAAGGCCGGCCACAACGACTGCGCGAGCAAGACCGGCGTGCACGACTGCGCGGGCCAGGCCAAGGTCGATCACGACAAGGGCGACTTCAAGACCATGCCGAAGGGCAACTGCCTCAAGCTCGGCGGCTCGCCGGAAAAGTGA
- the bufB gene encoding MNIO family bufferin maturase — protein MTVSSGAAPRCDAPAQAPAGVGVGLRHAHYGAFMAPPAAAPIAGAIDWVEVHSENYFGDGGYDLHVLEHVRRDLPVSLHGVGLGLGSAAPLDTAHLAKLARLVERIEPAVVSEHLCWGRGTAGALHDLLPMPLTQAALDHLSARVAQMQDALRRNVLIENVSAYVRFRDDAMSEAEFLAALAQRTGCGVLLDVNNLYVNQCNHGEDALAAMAALPPQAIGEIHLAGHRVTPDAVIDDHGSRVAPEVWALYEAALARFGAVPTLIEWDTGLPAFDVLLDEAQCARARLARHEQEHVRERRVLPRRERPVRPGREDAHP, from the coding sequence ATGACGGTATCGAGCGGTGCGGCGCCCCGTTGCGACGCCCCGGCGCAAGCGCCGGCGGGCGTGGGCGTCGGCTTGCGTCATGCGCATTACGGGGCGTTCATGGCGCCGCCCGCCGCCGCGCCCATCGCCGGCGCCATCGACTGGGTCGAGGTACACAGCGAGAACTATTTCGGCGATGGCGGTTACGACCTGCACGTGCTCGAGCACGTGCGCCGCGATCTGCCGGTGAGCCTGCATGGCGTGGGCCTCGGGCTCGGCTCGGCGGCGCCGCTCGACACGGCGCATCTCGCGAAGCTCGCGCGGCTCGTGGAGCGCATCGAGCCCGCCGTGGTGTCCGAGCACCTGTGCTGGGGCCGCGGCACGGCGGGCGCCTTGCACGATCTCCTGCCGATGCCGCTCACCCAGGCCGCGCTCGATCATCTGAGTGCGCGCGTCGCGCAGATGCAGGACGCGCTGCGCCGCAACGTGCTGATCGAAAATGTTTCGGCCTACGTACGATTTCGCGACGACGCCATGAGCGAAGCCGAATTTCTCGCGGCGCTCGCGCAGCGCACGGGTTGCGGCGTGCTGCTCGACGTGAACAATCTGTACGTGAATCAATGCAATCACGGTGAAGACGCGCTGGCGGCCATGGCCGCGCTGCCGCCGCAGGCGATCGGCGAAATTCATCTGGCGGGGCATCGCGTGACGCCGGACGCCGTGATCGACGATCACGGCTCGCGCGTCGCGCCGGAAGTCTGGGCGCTCTACGAAGCGGCGCTCGCCCGCTTCGGCGCGGTGCCCACGCTGATCGAATGGGACACCGGTCTGCCCGCGTTCGACGTGCTGCTCGACGAGGCGCAGTGCGCCCGCGCGCGCCTGGCGCGTCACGAGCAAGAGCACGTGCGCGAGCGCCGTGTCCTTCCCAGGCGCGAGCGCCCGGTTCGCCCTGGGCGAGAGGACGCGCACCCATGA
- a CDS encoding HvfC/BufC N-terminal domain-containing protein — MSAARDSLAQAQHAFAAALDDAAADAALAPTLLPADPALLHARLGLYRGNVRAARRHALASAYPVLAALTGDAYFDALALAYARAHPPQDADLTGFGASLAAFVAHYESEPRYAYFADVARLEWALHVAAYAANVTPWSAAHWQTVDAGRLAQARLRVHPACAALALRADAPAIWRAHQPGGAWPERIDTPAWTLVVRPQWRPALLTHTPAAHAAFIALSAGTSLDEALALAFDVDAAFDFGGTWRAWIEAGAIVDMSET; from the coding sequence ATGAGCGCCGCGCGCGACTCGCTCGCGCAAGCGCAGCACGCGTTCGCCGCCGCGCTGGACGACGCCGCCGCCGACGCCGCGCTCGCCCCCACCTTGCTTCCCGCCGACCCGGCCTTGCTGCACGCGCGGCTGGGCCTGTATCGCGGCAACGTGCGCGCGGCGCGCCGGCATGCGCTCGCGAGCGCGTATCCCGTGCTCGCCGCGCTCACCGGCGACGCGTATTTCGACGCGCTCGCGCTCGCCTATGCGCGCGCGCATCCGCCGCAAGACGCCGATCTCACGGGCTTCGGCGCCTCGCTGGCGGCATTCGTCGCGCACTATGAAAGCGAGCCGCGTTATGCGTATTTCGCCGATGTCGCGCGGCTCGAGTGGGCGCTGCACGTGGCCGCGTATGCGGCGAACGTCACGCCCTGGAGCGCGGCGCACTGGCAAACGGTGGACGCGGGGCGTCTCGCGCAGGCGCGGCTCCGGGTGCATCCCGCGTGCGCCGCGCTCGCGTTGCGCGCGGACGCGCCCGCGATCTGGCGCGCGCACCAGCCGGGCGGCGCGTGGCCCGAGCGGATCGACACGCCCGCGTGGACGCTGGTGGTGCGGCCGCAATGGCGCCCGGCCTTGCTCACGCACACGCCGGCCGCGCATGCCGCGTTCATCGCGTTGAGCGCGGGCACCTCGCTCGACGAAGCGCTCGCGCTGGCGTTCGATGTCGATGCCGCGTTCGACTTCGGCGGCACCTGGCGCGCGTGGATCGAGGCGGGCGCGATCGTCGACATGAGCGAGACATGA
- a CDS encoding sensor domain-containing diguanylate cyclase, translating to MMTRRPHAVLAIGIALAAVLTLVAAWVMAQMRHDALASARASAYNMALLFERDTARNFDVYALSLQAVVDALADPRLASLAPDIRQRVLFDRAASANHLGAILVTDAAGNVTFDSHAVRPRQMNLANRDFFAVQRETPTTGLYVSRPFIPRDEPGQATIGLSRRLSNPDGSFAGIVVGTMRLDYFRQLFSGVDIGTNGAIALTLLDGTVLMRRPYDPALIGQKPDYSAIFQRAAQNAASGFFASAPVDGVRRWFALRRVEGFPLVFGVAIAAEDIYREWRVRAWIIGTLTALLDASLIALAAMFTRQLRRRVVVEEELRAQAGTDALTSLANRRAFEARALHEWQRARRAGGGLSLALLDVDRFKRFNDRYGHLAGDDALAAVAHAIDAHGRRNAGGVGNFAARYGGEEFVLLLPELPPAAALALAETVRAAVEALGVPHGDSPSGVLTVSVGVACTAQGAFADWRALVDAADAALYAAKRAGRNRVAAWQPTLAAEARGEAVEREARRR from the coding sequence ATGATGACCCGCCGCCCCCATGCCGTGCTCGCGATCGGCATTGCGCTCGCCGCAGTGCTGACGCTGGTCGCCGCGTGGGTCATGGCGCAGATGCGGCACGACGCGCTCGCGAGCGCGCGCGCCTCCGCCTACAACATGGCGCTGCTGTTCGAGCGCGACACGGCGCGCAATTTCGACGTCTACGCGCTCTCGCTGCAAGCCGTGGTCGACGCGCTCGCCGACCCGCGTCTCGCGAGCCTCGCGCCCGACATTCGCCAGCGCGTGCTGTTCGACCGCGCGGCATCGGCGAACCATCTCGGTGCGATTCTCGTGACCGACGCGGCGGGCAACGTCACCTTCGACTCTCATGCCGTCAGGCCGCGCCAGATGAATCTCGCCAACCGCGACTTCTTCGCCGTGCAGCGCGAGACGCCCACTACCGGCCTGTATGTGAGTCGTCCGTTCATTCCGCGCGACGAGCCCGGGCAAGCGACCATCGGGCTGAGCCGCCGTCTCTCGAATCCCGACGGCTCGTTCGCGGGCATCGTGGTCGGCACCATGCGGCTCGACTATTTCCGGCAGCTGTTCAGCGGCGTCGATATCGGCACGAACGGCGCCATCGCGCTCACGCTGCTCGACGGCACCGTGCTCATGCGCCGTCCTTACGATCCCGCGCTGATCGGCCAGAAGCCCGATTATTCGGCAATTTTCCAGCGTGCGGCGCAAAACGCGGCGAGCGGTTTCTTTGCCTCGGCGCCCGTCGACGGCGTGCGGCGCTGGTTCGCGCTGCGTCGCGTCGAGGGCTTTCCGCTCGTGTTCGGCGTGGCGATCGCGGCCGAGGATATCTACCGCGAATGGCGCGTGCGCGCGTGGATCATCGGCACGCTCACGGCGTTGCTCGACGCCTCGCTGATCGCGCTCGCCGCGATGTTCACGCGCCAGTTGCGGCGGCGTGTGGTGGTGGAAGAAGAGTTGCGCGCGCAGGCCGGCACCGACGCGCTCACGTCGCTCGCGAACCGGCGCGCCTTCGAGGCGCGCGCCCTGCACGAATGGCAGCGTGCGCGCCGTGCGGGCGGCGGGTTGTCGCTGGCGCTGCTCGACGTGGACCGCTTCAAGCGCTTCAACGACCGCTACGGCCATCTCGCCGGCGACGACGCGCTCGCGGCCGTCGCGCACGCGATCGACGCGCACGGGCGGCGCAACGCCGGCGGAGTCGGCAACTTCGCGGCGCGCTACGGCGGCGAGGAGTTCGTGCTGCTGTTGCCGGAGCTGCCGCCCGCCGCCGCGCTCGCGCTCGCCGAGACCGTGCGCGCGGCCGTGGAAGCGCTCGGCGTGCCGCATGGCGATAGTCCGTCTGGCGTATTGACGGTGAGCGTGGGCGTGGCGTGCACGGCGCAGGGCGCGTTCGCGGACTGGCGCGCGCTGGTGGACGCCGCCGACGCCGCGCTCTATGCGGCGAAGCGCGCGGGCCGCAACCGCGTGGCGGCATGGCAACCGACGCTCGCCGCCGAGGCGCGCGGCGAGGCCGTCGAACGGGAAGCACGCCGACGCTGA
- a CDS encoding DUF2239 family protein has protein sequence MNPIQRDAATCTAFAGTQRIARGAPPAVALAVKAHLERGEDAAILVFDDRDARPLEFDLRGTASEIAARHAVEAAAGPRAGDDATAAATAHEPEDGAPRGRGRPKLGVVAREVTLLPRHWEWLAAQPGGASVVLRRLVDGARHASEAKDRRRHAQEAAHRFMTALAGNLPSYEDALRALYAGERTRFETALAGWPDDVRDYAGALAAGAFD, from the coding sequence ATGAACCCCATTCAACGCGATGCCGCGACTTGCACCGCCTTCGCGGGCACGCAGCGGATCGCGCGCGGCGCGCCGCCGGCCGTGGCGCTCGCGGTCAAGGCCCATCTCGAGCGTGGCGAAGACGCCGCGATCCTCGTCTTCGACGACCGCGACGCGCGCCCGCTCGAGTTCGACCTGCGCGGCACGGCAAGCGAGATCGCCGCGCGCCATGCCGTGGAGGCGGCGGCCGGGCCCCGCGCGGGAGATGACGCCACGGCGGCCGCCACGGCGCACGAACCCGAAGACGGCGCGCCGCGTGGCCGCGGCCGTCCGAAACTCGGTGTGGTGGCGCGCGAGGTCACGCTGCTGCCGCGGCACTGGGAATGGCTCGCGGCGCAGCCGGGCGGCGCCTCGGTGGTGTTGCGGCGGCTGGTGGACGGCGCGCGTCACGCGAGCGAGGCGAAGGACCGCAGGCGTCACGCGCAGGAAGCGGCGCACCGTTTCATGACGGCGCTGGCGGGCAATCTGCCCAGTTACGAGGACGCGCTGCGCGCCCTTTACGCGGGTGAGCGCACGCGCTTCGAGACGGCGCTCGCGGGCTGGCCGGACGACGTGCGCGATTACGCGGGCGCGCTGGCGGCGGGCGCGTTCGACTGA